A genomic window from Paucibacter sp. KCTC 42545 includes:
- a CDS encoding BolA family protein: MSPNPKAAVTDIEARLQQALSPLSLSVQDDSHHHAGHAGAREGGHYSVTVVSTRFTGLNRVARHRLVYHSLGELMQKGIHALVIDARTPDEPNKP; the protein is encoded by the coding sequence ATGAGCCCAAACCCAAAAGCCGCCGTCACCGACATCGAAGCCCGTCTGCAGCAGGCCCTGAGCCCGCTGAGCCTGAGCGTGCAAGACGATAGCCACCACCACGCCGGACACGCCGGCGCCCGCGAAGGCGGCCATTACAGCGTGACCGTGGTGAGCACCCGCTTTACAGGTCTTAACCGAGTGGCGCGCCATCGGCTCGTATATCATTCCCTCGGTGAACTGATGCAAAAAGGCATTCATGCCTTGGTGATCGACGCCCGCACGCCGGATGAACCCAATAAACCCTGA
- a CDS encoding septation protein A — protein sequence MKLLLDFLPLILFFVTFKYADSHKDWAAAFATEHLGFMVSGGKVGLEEGPVLLATLVVMAATLTQALITKLRGKKIDTMLWVSLALVVTLGGATIWFHNETFIKWKPTGLYWVMALVFWVSNALLGKNLLKSMLGAELELPAGVWKNLNRAWVLFFSGLGILNLYVAYHFSTSAWADFKVFGVTGMILLFTLGQGLYLARHLPEAAEEAKDEPSDKHAGQPESKP from the coding sequence ATGAAGCTTCTGCTCGACTTTCTGCCGCTGATCCTGTTCTTCGTCACCTTCAAGTACGCAGACTCACACAAAGACTGGGCCGCCGCTTTTGCCACCGAGCATTTGGGCTTCATGGTCTCGGGCGGCAAGGTCGGGCTGGAAGAAGGCCCGGTGCTGCTGGCCACCCTGGTGGTGATGGCGGCCACCCTGACGCAAGCCCTCATCACCAAGCTGCGCGGCAAAAAGATCGACACCATGCTGTGGGTCAGCCTGGCCCTGGTGGTCACACTGGGCGGCGCCACCATTTGGTTCCATAACGAAACCTTCATCAAGTGGAAGCCCACCGGCCTGTACTGGGTGATGGCCCTGGTGTTCTGGGTGTCGAACGCCCTGCTCGGCAAAAACCTGCTGAAGTCCATGCTGGGCGCTGAGCTGGAACTGCCGGCCGGCGTGTGGAAAAACCTCAACCGCGCCTGGGTACTGTTCTTCTCGGGCCTGGGTATTCTTAATCTCTACGTGGCTTATCACTTCTCCACCTCGGCCTGGGCTGACTTCAAGGTGTTTGGCGTGACCGGCATGATTTTGCTGTTCACCCTGGGCCAGGGGCTTTATCTGGCCCGCCACCTGCCTGAAGCGGCTGAGGAAGCCAAGGATGAGCCCAGCGACAAACACGCCGGCCAGCCGGAATCCAAACCATGA
- the msrB gene encoding peptide-methionine (R)-S-oxide reductase MsrB, which translates to MKQDDKTYPVQKTDAQWRAELDEMQYEVARHAATERAFTGKYWDHFAAGHYNCVGCGTPLFAAETKFDAGCGWPSYFAPVNAELIERVVDHAHGMVRIEVRCNNCGSHLGHVFPDGPLPTGERFCINSAALDFTPSPPHAPNSATP; encoded by the coding sequence ATGAAGCAAGACGACAAGACCTACCCCGTGCAGAAAACCGACGCCCAGTGGCGCGCCGAGTTGGACGAGATGCAATACGAGGTTGCCCGCCATGCGGCCACCGAGCGGGCCTTCACCGGCAAGTATTGGGATCATTTCGCAGCCGGGCATTACAACTGCGTCGGCTGCGGCACGCCCTTGTTCGCGGCCGAGACCAAGTTCGACGCCGGCTGCGGCTGGCCCAGCTATTTCGCACCCGTCAATGCCGAGCTGATCGAGCGGGTGGTGGACCATGCGCATGGCATGGTGCGCATCGAGGTGCGCTGCAATAACTGCGGCTCGCACCTGGGCCATGTTTTCCCCGACGGCCCGCTGCCGACCGGCGAGCGCTTTTGCATTAACTCTGCCGCGCTAGACTTCACGCCTTCGCCCCCACACGCGCCGAATTCGGCGACCCCATGA